In the genome of Candidatus Syntrophosphaera sp., one region contains:
- a CDS encoding DMT family transporter, whose product MRTEQRTAYLYALGAVLAWSTVSTAFKLSLRHLTPLGLLLLASLAATIFLGVVNLAQKGWKAFRTDVSAWKRSALAGLLNPFLYYLALFIAYDRLRAQEAQVLNYTWAIVLSVLSILILRERFRIKDILALCLSFIGVIVISTQGRLFRLDFADPLGSALAVSTSLVWAFYWILNMKDKRPAESKLLLNFLVGTLATALYAL is encoded by the coding sequence ATGCGAACCGAACAAAGGACCGCCTATCTCTACGCCCTCGGCGCAGTGCTGGCCTGGTCCACCGTCTCCACCGCCTTCAAGCTCAGCCTCCGGCATCTCACGCCGCTCGGCCTGCTGCTTCTGGCATCCCTGGCAGCGACCATCTTCCTGGGAGTGGTGAACCTGGCCCAAAAAGGCTGGAAGGCGTTCCGGACCGACGTCAGCGCTTGGAAGAGGTCAGCGCTGGCCGGCCTGCTCAACCCCTTCCTCTACTACCTCGCCCTCTTCATCGCCTATGACCGGCTGCGGGCCCAGGAAGCGCAGGTTTTGAACTACACCTGGGCGATCGTGCTATCCGTGCTTTCCATCCTCATCCTCAGGGAGCGGTTCCGGATCAAGGACATCCTCGCCCTCTGCCTCAGTTTCATCGGCGTGATCGTGATCTCCACCCAAGGCAGGCTGTTCCGGCTCGATTTTGCCGATCCCCTCGGCTCCGCTTTGGCGGTCTCCACCTCCCTGGTTTGGGCATTTTACTGGATCCTGAACATGAAAGACAAGCGCCCCGCGGAGAGCAAACTGCTGCTAAATTTCCTGGTGGGAACTCTGGCCACCGCGCTTTACGCCCT
- a CDS encoding tetratricopeptide repeat protein: protein MKHLVIIALAAMLLLSACSVTRQKLSPQGNVNLKTANVYYAQQNVEAAMTYYQLVLEDNPNHALALRRVADINLYNGERFSDLAVDLNKAAWEGYDKSIKIMEQYEKLSEDEAADIRDMKKRRTSAWTRIFKAGEEQAEAGNTQRAIEIFELVAALDTSRIEPLIKLKTIYQVDLKDDDKAEEILLKIYAKDQNDPLLLQEMGIFYMNKKDYAAALPFFESVKVREPLNVNNLMNLSFCQFELGQYEAAKLNTQLVLEIEPLNPDALSDAKYIAYKLADNAGAVGYLKRLLDIRDNDADYQEISFLLNEMKNYEEMITYARKWHNYDETNKDAVRLVILGAQLTNNTALATQYQNILNRMN from the coding sequence ATGAAACATCTCGTTATCATAGCCCTGGCAGCGATGCTGCTGCTATCCGCCTGTTCGGTCACGCGGCAGAAGCTCAGCCCCCAGGGCAACGTCAACCTCAAGACCGCCAACGTCTATTACGCCCAGCAAAACGTCGAAGCGGCGATGACCTACTACCAGCTCGTTTTGGAAGACAATCCCAACCACGCCCTGGCCCTGCGCCGCGTTGCGGACATCAACCTCTACAACGGCGAGCGCTTCTCGGACCTGGCCGTGGACCTGAACAAAGCCGCCTGGGAAGGCTACGATAAATCCATCAAGATCATGGAGCAGTATGAGAAGCTTTCCGAAGACGAAGCAGCCGACATCCGCGACATGAAGAAGCGCCGCACCAGCGCCTGGACCCGCATTTTCAAGGCCGGCGAAGAGCAGGCCGAGGCCGGAAACACCCAGCGCGCCATCGAGATCTTTGAGCTGGTGGCCGCCCTGGATACCAGCCGCATCGAGCCCCTGATCAAGCTCAAAACCATCTACCAGGTGGACCTCAAGGACGACGACAAGGCCGAGGAGATCCTGCTCAAAATCTATGCCAAGGACCAGAACGACCCTCTCCTCCTGCAGGAAATGGGCATCTTCTACATGAACAAGAAGGATTACGCCGCGGCCCTGCCCTTCTTTGAAAGCGTCAAGGTGCGCGAACCCCTCAACGTGAACAACCTGATGAACCTGTCCTTCTGCCAGTTCGAACTGGGACAGTATGAGGCGGCCAAACTCAACACCCAGCTCGTGCTGGAAATCGAACCCCTGAACCCCGACGCCCTCTCCGACGCCAAATACATCGCCTACAAGCTCGCTGACAACGCCGGCGCCGTGGGCTATCTGAAGCGGCTGCTGGACATCCGCGACAACGACGCCGATTACCAGGAAATCAGCTTCCTGCTCAACGAAATGAAGAATTATGAGGAAATGATCACCTACGCCCGCAAATGGCACAACTATGACGAGACGAACAAAGACGCCGTCCGCCTCGTGATCCTGGGCGCCCAGCTGACCAACAACACCGCCCTGGCCACCCAGTATCAGAACATCCTGAACAGGATGAACTGA
- a CDS encoding aspartate carbamoyltransferase catalytic subunit, translated as MTTTPQFLGRSVYDLDDYSAEEIMYILEAAKGMKEINLREYKKIPTLRGKTVCTLFVENSTRTRMSFELAASRLSADVVSFQASVSALQKGESLQDTVYTLDAMGIDLYCIRHSSPGSPQLVHKYSGKPVINGGDGRHAHPTQALLDIFSVWEKLGELNGVKITIVGDILNSRVVRSNLIGMKKLGMEVTVCGPRTLMPGSMEEIYGCRVEYNLREALRDADVVMGLRMQLERMTEGLFPSLEEYSKHYVLSKDTIKYAKKDALIMHPGPMNRGVEILPEIADSTHSIIVEQVANGVAIRMALMFLILGGKA; from the coding sequence ATGACCACTACGCCTCAATTCCTCGGTCGCAGCGTCTATGACCTCGACGACTATTCCGCAGAAGAAATCATGTATATCCTGGAAGCCGCCAAAGGCATGAAGGAGATCAATCTGCGCGAATACAAAAAGATCCCCACCCTGCGCGGCAAAACCGTCTGCACCCTGTTCGTGGAAAACAGCACCCGCACCCGGATGAGCTTCGAGCTGGCCGCCAGCCGCCTGAGCGCGGACGTGGTGAGCTTCCAGGCCTCTGTATCCGCCCTGCAGAAAGGCGAAAGCCTGCAGGATACCGTCTATACCCTGGACGCGATGGGCATCGACCTCTACTGCATCCGCCACAGCAGCCCCGGCAGCCCGCAACTGGTGCACAAATACTCCGGAAAACCGGTCATCAACGGAGGCGACGGACGCCACGCGCATCCCACCCAGGCGCTGTTGGACATCTTTTCGGTCTGGGAAAAACTGGGCGAACTGAACGGCGTCAAGATCACCATCGTGGGCGATATCCTCAACAGCAGGGTGGTGCGCTCGAATCTGATCGGCATGAAAAAACTGGGCATGGAAGTGACGGTCTGCGGGCCGCGCACCCTGATGCCGGGCAGCATGGAGGAGATCTACGGCTGCCGGGTCGAATACAATTTGCGCGAAGCTTTGCGGGACGCGGACGTAGTGATGGGCCTCCGCATGCAGCTCGAAAGGATGACCGAAGGCCTGTTCCCCAGCCTGGAAGAATACAGCAAGCATTACGTGCTGTCCAAAGACACGATCAAATACGCCAAAAAGGACGCCCTGATCATGCATCCGGGCCCGATGAACCGGGGCGTTGAGATCCTGCCGGAGATCGCGGACAGTACCCACAGCATCATCGTGGAACAGGTGGCCAACGGCGTGGCGATACGCATGGCCCTGATGTTCCTCATCCTCGGCGGCAAGGCATAA